From Salirhabdus salicampi:
GATCTTCCCTGTCGGATGGTCCTCTTGGTATACACCAGGAGCGAACTCATGCTCTTCATCATACGGTTGCTGTAATGGCAAGCGACCAATCACTTCTGTGTTAAGGGCATCAGCAAGCTTGTCTCCCCCACCTTGGCCAAATACATATTCTTTTTGGCCTGTTAACTGACTTTCGAAATAGGACATATTTTCAATAACTCCTAAGATTTCGTGGTCAGTCTTTATTGCCATTTGACCTGCACGTGCTGCCACAAATGCTGCAGATGGGTGCGGTGTCGTGACGATAATTTCCTTACTGGATGGAAGCATGGAATGTACATCCAGAGCTACATCACCTGTTCCAGGTGGTAAATCTAATAATAGGTAGTCTAATTCAGACCACTCTACTTCCTTAAAGAAACTTGTTAGCATTTTACCGAGCATCGGTCCACGCCAAATTACCGGTGAATTATCTTCTACAAAAAAACCCATAGAGATTACCTTAACCCCAAAACGCTCCACCGGGATAATTTTCTCTCCTTTTACTTGAGGACGGCTTTCTATTCCCATCATATCAGGGACACTAAATCCGTATATATCAGCATCGATAATACCTACTTTTTTACCTAACCTAGCTAACGCTACAGCTAAATTCACCGTTACAGTAGATTTACCAACTCCACCTTTCCCACTTGCAATTGAAATAAACTTTGTATTTGTGTTTCCACCTAATAAATTAGCTTCTTGATCTTTTTTTGCCGCTCCTTCAAATTTCGCCAAAACTTCATCTGATAACTTAGAGAAACGCAATCCGACTGTATTCGCCCCAGCTTTTTTTAACTCGTTTACAATATTTTGCTGTAATTGCATTTGCTCAGCAGAGTTTGGGTTTCCAATAGCTAACTTTACACTAACGTGGCTTTTCTCTTCTTTAATGGTTATTTCCTGTATTGCTCCTGTTTCCTTAAATGTTTTATGTAAATATGGATCTTCAATTGGATCTAAAATTTCTATGACTTGTTCTTTTGTTAGCAAGTATGTCACCGTCCTTTGAAAGTTATTTCCAGTTCTAGTATAACATATGTACTTAAATTTATAAGGGAATAGGCATTCTTTTATGAAAATTGTGTCTATTCCGCATACTCTTCTTCCGTAATAAAACGAAGTATTCCCTCATAAATTGAACCTGCCATTTTTAACTGATATTCATCGGTCTTTAGCAAATCTCTTTCATGAGGATTGGAAAGGAATCCTATTTCTACTAACGCTCCAGGTTTACCTGAATGTTTTAATAAATATATATTATTAAGGGCCATTGCTTTCCGGTCAGTATTTTTCAAGTTTCTCCTAATTTCGCTTTGAATAAACTTAGCTAAATGCTCACTTTCTTTTAATGCAGGATTGTAAAAAGTTTGTGCTCCACTCCACTTCTTGGAAGGAATTGCATTCAAATGAATACTGACGAAAAAGTCAGGGTCTTTGTCTTTAATAAGTTGAACCCGCTTACGGATATCCTCTACCTTCCGTTTGGATAAACCTTTTGTATCCTCAGCAGCTAAATCTCTATCTGTTTCACGGGTCATATATACGAGAGCTCCTGCTTGTTGTAAGTAATTTCTCAAGTGCTCTGCCGTACTTAATGCGACATCTTTTTCTAATGTCTCATCAGACCCGACGGCACCACCGTCAACACCCCCATGACCAGGATCAATGACGACAATCTTACCTGATAACGGTAATGACCACGCTTCCCAAGTTGATCTTGACTCTGTAGGATATCGCAATAACATAATGAGTAAAAACAGGCCAACAACCCATAACGTAATATAAGCTACTCTTTTCTTTCTCATATACAATCCTCCCATATAATGCTCGTTTAACTATATGGGACAAGGAGTGAAATTATGTCTGAAGACAAAACAAAAACCGGTTCGACATCTATCGAAGGGAAGAGACGTACAGCATTCAAAATTCGATATATAACATAAAAAAGACCCCCATCCAAAAAGGATGAGAGCCTTTGAAACGTTGATATTAACGCTTTGAGAACTGTGGTGCACGACGAGCTGCTTTAAGACCGTATTTCTTACGTTCTTTCGCACGAGCATCACGAGTAAGTAAGCCTTCACGCTTAAGTACAGAGCGATACTCCGGATCAGCTTCAAGCAATGCACGAGCGATTCCTAGACGGATAGCTCCTGCTTGACCTGTGAATCCTCCGCCATCAACATTAACGTAAACATCGTAACTACCTTTAGTTTCAGTAATTTCCAATGGTTGGTTTAAAATGCGACGTAGTGTTTCATATGGGAAGTACTCTTCCGCATCACGTTTATTTACAACTACTTTTCCAGTACCAGGAACTAAACGCACACGGGCAACTGAACTTTTACGACGTCCTGTACCGTAGTATTGTACTTGTGCCAATCTAGTCAACCTCCTTCTTAATTACCCACGAAGCTCGTAAACTTCTGGATTTTGTGCTTGATGTTTGTGCTCTGGACCAGCATAAACATGAAGTTTTTTCACCATTTTACGACCAAGACTGTTCTTTGGTAGCATACCAGAAACAGCAATCTCAATCATTTTTTCTGGGTAGTT
This genomic window contains:
- a CDS encoding Mrp/NBP35 family ATP-binding protein produces the protein MLTKEQVIEILDPIEDPYLHKTFKETGAIQEITIKEEKSHVSVKLAIGNPNSAEQMQLQQNIVNELKKAGANTVGLRFSKLSDEVLAKFEGAAKKDQEANLLGGNTNTKFISIASGKGGVGKSTVTVNLAVALARLGKKVGIIDADIYGFSVPDMMGIESRPQVKGEKIIPVERFGVKVISMGFFVEDNSPVIWRGPMLGKMLTSFFKEVEWSELDYLLLDLPPGTGDVALDVHSMLPSSKEIIVTTPHPSAAFVAARAGQMAIKTDHEILGVIENMSYFESQLTGQKEYVFGQGGGDKLADALNTEVIGRLPLQQPYDEEHEFAPGVYQEDHPTGKIFLAIANTVTKKFE
- the cwlD gene encoding N-acetylmuramoyl-L-alanine amidase CwlD, with the translated sequence MRKKRVAYITLWVVGLFLLIMLLRYPTESRSTWEAWSLPLSGKIVVIDPGHGGVDGGAVGSDETLEKDVALSTAEHLRNYLQQAGALVYMTRETDRDLAAEDTKGLSKRKVEDIRKRVQLIKDKDPDFFVSIHLNAIPSKKWSGAQTFYNPALKESEHLAKFIQSEIRRNLKNTDRKAMALNNIYLLKHSGKPGALVEIGFLSNPHERDLLKTDEYQLKMAGSIYEGILRFITEEEYAE
- the rpsI gene encoding 30S ribosomal protein S9, translated to MAQVQYYGTGRRKSSVARVRLVPGTGKVVVNKRDAEEYFPYETLRRILNQPLEITETKGSYDVYVNVDGGGFTGQAGAIRLGIARALLEADPEYRSVLKREGLLTRDARAKERKKYGLKAARRAPQFSKR